One part of the Alistipes onderdonkii genome encodes these proteins:
- a CDS encoding ribonuclease Z gives MSFSVTILGSSSAKPTLSRHPSAQVVNVHEQYYLVDAGEGVQQQLIRYGINPLRLRAVFISHLHGDHVFGLFPLISTLALYGRKTPLRVFAPAPMGEILACHLKYFDSELPYPVVWTEVDTTKHALLMENRTLEVWSIPLRHRVPTAGFLFREKEPALNVDKFKITKYGLSVAQITAAKRGEDVTLSTGEVIPNGELTYRPYAPRSYAYLSDTNFSAKAAALAAGADLMYHEATYAAAEQKAARERGHSTTADAAKAALKAGAKRLVIGHYSSRYKDENMLVEEARAIFPETYPATEGVTFTLEKQR, from the coding sequence ATGAGTTTCAGCGTCACCATACTGGGGTCTTCCTCCGCGAAGCCCACCCTGAGCCGGCACCCGTCGGCGCAGGTGGTCAACGTGCACGAGCAGTACTACCTGGTCGATGCGGGCGAAGGGGTACAGCAACAGTTGATCCGTTACGGCATCAACCCGCTCAGGCTGCGTGCCGTGTTCATCTCGCACCTGCACGGCGACCATGTATTCGGGCTGTTCCCGCTGATCTCGACGCTGGCGCTCTACGGCCGCAAGACCCCGCTGCGGGTATTCGCACCGGCACCGATGGGCGAGATTCTGGCCTGCCACCTCAAATATTTCGACAGCGAACTGCCCTACCCGGTCGTATGGACGGAGGTCGACACGACCAAGCATGCGCTGCTGATGGAAAACCGTACGCTGGAGGTGTGGAGCATACCGCTGCGCCACCGCGTGCCGACGGCGGGGTTCCTTTTCCGCGAAAAGGAGCCGGCGCTGAACGTCGACAAGTTCAAGATTACGAAATACGGGCTTTCGGTCGCACAGATCACCGCCGCAAAGCGGGGCGAGGACGTCACGCTCTCCACGGGGGAGGTGATCCCCAACGGGGAACTGACCTACCGTCCCTACGCCCCCCGGTCGTACGCCTACCTGTCGGACACCAACTTTTCGGCCAAGGCCGCAGCGCTGGCCGCAGGCGCCGATCTGATGTACCACGAGGCGACCTACGCCGCGGCGGAGCAGAAGGCGGCCCGGGAGCGCGGACACTCGACGACGGCCGACGCGGCCAAGGCAGCCCTGAAAGCCGGGGCGAAGCGGCTGGTGATCGGGCATTACTCGTCGCGCTACAAGGATGAAAACATGCTGGTCGAAGAGGCCCGTGCGATCTTCCCCGAAACCTACCCCGCCACCGAAGGGGTGACGTTCACCTTAGAAAAACAACGATGA
- the trxB gene encoding thioredoxin-disulfide reductase — protein MEETIKCLIIGSGPAGYTAAIYTSRANLRPVLYEGIEPGGQLTTTTDVENFPGYPDGVSGQQMMADMRRQAERFGAEIRTGTATRVDLSSRPFHVVIDGQTEIRAETLIIATGASARYLGLPSETKFRGMGVSACATCDGFFYRKKDVAVVGGGDTACEEATYLASICRKVYMIVRKPHLRASKAMQQRVFSTPNIEVIFNHNTAEVLGDESGVTGALLRCNDGKEVKIDISGFFLAIGHHPNTELFRDQLQLDAEGYIKVEPGTSITNIEGVFAAGDVRDPHYRQAVTAAASGCIAAIDCERFLLSRAN, from the coding sequence ATGGAAGAAACGATCAAATGCCTGATTATCGGCAGCGGCCCCGCAGGATACACGGCCGCCATCTATACGTCGCGTGCAAACCTCCGGCCCGTACTCTACGAGGGCATCGAACCGGGCGGGCAGCTCACGACGACGACCGACGTGGAGAATTTCCCGGGCTACCCCGACGGGGTCAGCGGCCAGCAGATGATGGCCGACATGCGGCGCCAGGCCGAGCGCTTCGGCGCCGAGATCCGCACGGGCACCGCCACGCGCGTAGACCTCTCGTCGCGGCCGTTCCACGTGGTGATCGACGGCCAGACGGAGATCAGGGCCGAAACCCTGATCATCGCCACGGGCGCCTCGGCCAGATACCTGGGGCTCCCCTCGGAGACGAAATTCCGCGGCATGGGCGTGAGCGCCTGCGCCACCTGCGACGGCTTCTTCTACCGCAAAAAGGACGTAGCCGTGGTCGGCGGCGGCGACACCGCCTGCGAGGAGGCCACCTACCTCGCCTCGATCTGCCGCAAGGTCTACATGATCGTGCGCAAACCCCACCTGCGCGCCTCGAAGGCGATGCAGCAGCGGGTGTTCAGCACCCCCAACATCGAGGTGATATTCAACCACAACACCGCCGAGGTATTGGGCGACGAGTCGGGCGTGACGGGCGCACTGCTGCGCTGCAACGACGGCAAGGAGGTGAAGATCGACATCTCGGGCTTCTTCCTGGCCATTGGGCACCACCCCAACACGGAGTTGTTCCGCGACCAGTTGCAGCTCGACGCCGAAGGCTACATCAAGGTCGAACCGGGCACGTCGATAACCAACATCGAAGGCGTCTTCGCCGCGGGCGACGTCCGCGACCCGCACTACCGGCAGGCCGTCACGGCGGCCGCTTCGGGCTGCATCGCGGCCATCGACTGCGAGCGTTTCCTGTTAAGCCGGGCCAACTAA
- a CDS encoding WG repeat-containing protein — translation MIVTLQHFSRALLTPDLSLATLADARPVTEPNGIPRLVRTTRFAEAEVEWRGERWLVAMPLNPSAMPRIERTVSALRKLNTGYLAECRILPGEMRWHDATGAERHTDLVLQHLPAGWEFAEALLAEDKATLLAALDTLQAALGELEFTHNNLKETNLRWHRGRFVPIRYYDARIGTAELGTGDREAFAALRHRIAEAPAPRQTANDVTAPYNPLRSLTGHRWTSHVFEGLVCVEDDNGFGFVDTDNNPVIPAQFVWAGDFREGRAEVQTQTGMGLIDRRGCYVIPPEYEIVDYDPAASVVHVRNNGHWALFDYLGRRLTEFRTEVPEPCGPEICR, via the coding sequence ATGATAGTGACCCTGCAACATTTCTCCCGGGCACTGCTGACGCCCGACCTGTCGCTGGCGACGCTCGCCGACGCCCGCCCCGTTACGGAACCCAACGGCATACCGCGCCTGGTGCGCACGACGCGTTTCGCCGAGGCGGAAGTCGAATGGCGGGGCGAGCGGTGGCTCGTCGCCATGCCCCTGAACCCGTCGGCCATGCCCCGGATCGAACGCACGGTCTCGGCGCTGCGCAAACTCAACACCGGCTACTTGGCGGAATGCCGCATACTGCCGGGCGAAATGCGCTGGCACGACGCCACGGGCGCGGAACGGCACACAGACCTGGTGTTGCAGCACCTGCCTGCGGGGTGGGAGTTCGCCGAAGCGCTGCTCGCCGAGGACAAGGCGACGCTGCTCGCGGCGCTCGACACATTGCAGGCGGCGCTCGGGGAGCTGGAATTCACACACAACAACCTCAAGGAAACGAACCTCCGCTGGCACCGGGGACGGTTCGTCCCGATACGCTATTACGATGCCCGCATCGGCACGGCGGAGCTCGGCACGGGTGACAGGGAGGCATTCGCCGCACTCCGGCACAGGATCGCCGAGGCACCCGCGCCCCGCCAGACGGCCAACGACGTCACAGCACCCTACAACCCGCTGCGCAGCCTGACCGGGCACCGCTGGACGAGCCACGTATTCGAAGGGCTGGTGTGCGTGGAGGACGACAACGGATTCGGGTTCGTGGATACGGACAACAACCCGGTGATCCCGGCGCAGTTCGTCTGGGCGGGCGATTTCCGCGAAGGCCGCGCCGAGGTACAGACGCAGACGGGGATGGGGCTGATCGACCGCCGGGGCTGTTACGTCATACCTCCCGAATACGAAATCGTCGACTACGACCCCGCCGCCAGCGTGGTGCATGTGCGCAACAACGGGCACTGGGCGCTGTTCGACTACCTGGGACGCCGCCTCACGGAGTTCCGGACGGAAGTCCCGGAGCCCTGCGGGCCTGAAATTTGCAGGTGA
- a CDS encoding vWA domain-containing protein → MYTQSITRNHRTAFILAIDGSGSMAESILFRGRCMTKAEAVATITNDLLFELVERARRSDGVRDYYDIAVVGYSGDDEVRSLLPGGEDLVPVSALAAQEMPVHTEVVEHRLPDGSIALREIPAPAWIKPLSAGQTPMCEALRRVRDIAAGWTSRTANAESFPPVVFNITDGEATDCDNEELRTVCDQIKALGTVDGNVLLINIHIAAGDTERPVFFPEAHEARYTNRYASLLYDCSSEMPAVFNEAIREAKGPGAIPPFRGMSYNASAAQLVAMLNIGSISVKTE, encoded by the coding sequence ATGTATACACAGAGCATCACACGCAACCACCGCACGGCATTCATCCTGGCCATAGACGGCTCGGGGTCGATGGCCGAAAGCATCCTCTTCCGGGGACGCTGCATGACCAAGGCCGAAGCGGTTGCAACCATCACCAACGACCTGCTGTTCGAGCTTGTCGAACGGGCACGCCGCAGCGACGGCGTACGCGACTATTACGACATCGCCGTGGTCGGTTATTCGGGTGACGACGAGGTACGCTCGCTGCTGCCCGGAGGCGAGGATCTGGTGCCTGTCAGCGCCCTCGCGGCACAGGAGATGCCGGTGCACACGGAGGTGGTCGAACACCGGCTTCCCGACGGCAGCATCGCCCTGCGGGAGATTCCCGCACCGGCGTGGATCAAGCCCCTGTCGGCCGGGCAGACGCCGATGTGCGAGGCACTGCGCCGCGTGAGGGACATAGCCGCCGGATGGACTTCCCGCACGGCCAACGCCGAAAGTTTCCCTCCCGTGGTCTTCAACATCACCGACGGCGAGGCCACGGACTGCGACAACGAGGAGCTGCGCACGGTCTGCGACCAGATCAAGGCGCTGGGCACCGTCGACGGCAATGTTCTGTTGATCAATATCCATATCGCCGCCGGGGATACCGAACGTCCGGTATTCTTCCCCGAGGCGCACGAAGCCCGGTACACCAACCGGTATGCCTCGCTGCTCTACGACTGTTCGAGCGAAATGCCCGCGGTCTTCAACGAGGCCATCCGCGAAGCCAAGGGCCCGGGTGCGATCCCGCCCTTCCGCGGCATGAGCTACAACGCCTCGGCGGCCCAGCTGGTCGCCATGCTCAACATAGGTTCCATCAGCGTCAAAACCGAATAG
- a CDS encoding DUF4954 family protein, which yields MPQFRNLTPAEIAAVESLGSSAEAWSQVSVTDDFTPFQLLQSHLEGKVVIGSGARIIRSRVCNYHLGEGALVEGVTALECRRRSTFGNGVGVATMNECGGRTVKIYDRLSAQAAYLMAVYRHRPQTMAALEKMVDDYAETRASQTGSVGKDSRIVGARFIREVRIGDNVTVDGASLLENGTVCDGAHIGVDVKAYDFIAAENARIDNGSIVERCFVGESCRLDKAFTAAESLFFANSHCENGEAASIFAGPYTVSHHKSSLLIAGMFSFFNAGSGSNQSNHLFKSGAVHQAVHLRGCKFASGAYIMSPALEGAFTMIMGHHSFHHDTSAFPYSYLIEKEGRSVLMPGANLTSYGAVRDIEKWPARDRRTIRRDVINFEEYNPYITSGMLRAVDTLHAIAEEDPDAPTYVHQKAIIRAAALKRGIGLYNRFIVAALGAMLDRGESAERYDGSGRWLDIAGQYITKREVEAILDAIDHGELASPEEVDNRFRVFSVHYDDYAHSWAEGVYASLLGHIPTVAEIEEAIAAGRNARATMRRTTDADRDRDCSLDMAVSYGLDSDDEGEVRDDYYSVRGLK from the coding sequence ATGCCCCAATTCAGAAATTTGACACCGGCGGAAATCGCCGCGGTCGAGTCGCTCGGCTCCTCGGCCGAAGCGTGGTCGCAAGTGTCGGTCACCGACGATTTCACCCCCTTCCAGTTGCTGCAAAGCCACCTGGAAGGCAAGGTCGTGATCGGCTCCGGAGCACGCATCATCCGCTCACGGGTGTGCAACTACCACCTCGGCGAAGGGGCGCTCGTCGAAGGGGTCACGGCACTCGAATGCCGCCGCAGGAGCACGTTCGGGAACGGCGTGGGCGTGGCGACGATGAACGAATGCGGCGGGCGCACGGTGAAGATTTACGACCGCCTTTCGGCGCAGGCAGCCTATCTGATGGCCGTCTACCGGCACCGCCCGCAGACCATGGCGGCCCTGGAAAAGATGGTCGACGACTATGCCGAAACCCGCGCCTCGCAGACGGGGAGCGTCGGCAAGGACAGCCGCATCGTCGGCGCCAGGTTCATCCGCGAAGTCCGCATCGGCGACAACGTCACCGTCGACGGCGCCTCCCTGCTCGAAAACGGCACGGTCTGCGACGGTGCGCACATCGGCGTGGATGTCAAGGCCTACGACTTCATCGCCGCGGAAAACGCCCGGATCGACAACGGCTCGATCGTCGAACGCTGTTTCGTGGGCGAAAGCTGCCGGCTGGACAAGGCCTTCACGGCGGCCGAATCGCTGTTTTTCGCCAATTCGCACTGCGAGAACGGCGAGGCCGCCTCGATCTTCGCGGGGCCCTACACCGTCTCGCACCACAAGTCGTCGCTGCTCATCGCGGGCATGTTCTCGTTTTTCAACGCGGGCAGCGGCTCGAACCAGAGCAACCACCTGTTCAAGAGCGGCGCCGTGCACCAGGCAGTGCACCTCAGGGGCTGCAAGTTCGCCAGCGGCGCCTACATCATGTCCCCTGCGCTGGAAGGGGCTTTCACGATGATCATGGGGCACCACTCGTTCCACCACGACACGTCGGCCTTCCCCTACTCATACCTGATCGAAAAGGAGGGGCGTTCGGTGCTCATGCCCGGGGCGAACCTCACCAGCTACGGCGCCGTGCGCGACATCGAGAAATGGCCGGCACGCGACCGCCGCACCATACGGCGCGACGTCATCAACTTCGAAGAATACAACCCTTATATCACCTCGGGAATGCTCAGGGCCGTGGATACGCTCCACGCGATCGCAGAGGAAGACCCCGACGCCCCGACGTACGTCCACCAGAAGGCGATCATCCGCGCGGCGGCCCTCAAACGGGGCATCGGACTCTACAACCGCTTCATCGTGGCGGCGCTGGGCGCGATGCTCGACCGGGGAGAATCGGCGGAACGCTACGACGGCAGCGGCCGCTGGCTCGACATCGCCGGGCAGTATATCACCAAACGCGAAGTCGAGGCCATCCTCGATGCCATAGACCACGGCGAACTGGCCTCGCCCGAAGAGGTGGACAACCGTTTCAGGGTCTTTTCCGTCCACTACGACGACTACGCCCACAGCTGGGCCGAAGGGGTCTACGCATCGCTGCTGGGACACATCCCGACCGTGGCGGAGATAGAAGAGGCCATCGCGGCGGGGCGCAACGCCCGCGCGACGATGCGCCGTACGACCGACGCCGACCGCGACCGCGACTGCTCGCTCGACATGGCGGTCAGCTACGGCCTCGACAGCGACGACGAAGGGGAAGTGCGCGACGACTACTACTCCGTCCGGGGACTTAAATAG